The genomic window GcgtcggagagggagggccgggtggggagggggtgggggtagGTGGGTGGTTCCCGTTCGATGATCAGCTGCCATGTTTCCGGGAGGGGGACTGAGGcaagggtgggagggggtgcttGTTTTTCCTCTCGGCGGAAGGACGGGCTGATGGGGGtcgaaggaggggggaggcgggtgACGGTTAGAGGGCAGTCGTAGACTGTCCTCAGGAGGCCGCGGTGGTGACGCTGGAAAGCGGTGGATATGTTGTCGTCCGACGAGAGATCGGGGGGTTTGGAGTGGTCGTACGTGTCTTCTTCTACGAGCTCAAACGACTTTTCGTACGTAGCTTCGAGGGCGTGGTAGTAGAGCTTTTTGACGTTGGTGACCACACGACGGACTCGAAACAAAGCGCCGGGGTAAGGTTGTGCTGGGCTGGCGGCAAGGCCGGGCATGtcgttgttttgttttgtgatgagggggttgtcgAGCTGGATGGCTATGCAATAGGGGCCAATATCAGGGGCTGCAAAGGCGTCTgtttcgccttcttctcggtgAATTTCGACGGAATATTGATCGCCTGTTGTGGTGTCGTGGACGGTGAAGGCGCAGCTCGAAAAGGGGTCGGGTGGGCCAGTGCATACCAGTACTGCCACCTTGGTTCGACTGACAGTGTTATTAGGGAGGTATAAGTCGTTTTTGACGTTGCGCAGATTTGTAAATGTTGACCCAAAGGTGAGTTTCTGTTTTGCTGGGTATAATGGCACCCAACGATCTCTGTGATTCTTTGATGGCCTCTGCCTTGGTCCGTTCATGTTGAAGAATAACGACATGGGCACGCCATCCATGCTCCTCAATATACATGCCATCCGGTCGGCTGACTTGTTCAGCCTCATGAGTGGCTCCGTGTTGAAGCCAAGCAGGTTCGCGATTATAAGATGCTTGTCGCCTGGAACCGTAGTTGCCCTCTCGCTCAGTTCGTTCCACACCTGTACAAACAAAGTGCAAAAGTCAGGAGCCAGCGTCTCTCTCCCATGCGCGGCCTTAACCGGCTTGACACCGTTCGCAAATGATGACCGGAACTCGTGGTTCAGGCACCGGGTCAAACTAGCCACCATGGCCAAGCTGATATCCCTTCCCATGCCTGCTGTTGAACCACTGTTCATCAGTTGTAATGGCTCATGGTTGGTCTTGCCGGGTATTCTCCTCTTGACCCAGCTTACCGGTATCCCCACAAGCTCAGAAAGCCTCGACTGCTGTGGCCTCTGGGGTGGAGGAACAGCCCTCGGTTGCTTGAGCTTCGGCGAAAGAGCATTAAACATCCCATCAGCACACTGAACCTCAATCACATTCCCCAGCGCCGCCTCCTGAAACgtccagctcctcccaaTCCACGGGCTCACCGAAAACCTCGCGCACTGCTCCAGCGTATCCGAGTTCTCAATCGATATCTTCTCCAAGTTGGggtccaacaccaacaccctaTCCGCCGCCTGGTACACCGCCGGCAACTTGTTGatcgccctcatcctcagcaaCCCCATGCTCACCGGCGGCATACACAACGCATCAATCCAAAAGtacctcggcctcctcctcgccgccgtctGAAACCCCGTATCAACCGAACCCAACAGGTTAAACTCGGCCCccgcatcctccccctccttcagcGCTTTCAGCCTGCTCAAATACccaaacaccctcctcaactgACACTCAGGCATAGCATTCGCATTCGCGTTCCCGATCCCATCCGCCCAGACATGACTGATAATCACAAACCTCGTCCTGgccgtcatcctcaccacctccagtcGTATCCCCCGCTGCAGCGACCCCCTCAGCCTAACAAGCggcacccccccatcctcaatAATCCCCCTTATCTgatccatccccacccccatcggCTGACACTGACACCCATACCGTATATGCCTGGGCACGTAGCTGAAGACGTCCGCATTACTAGCGACGCACTCCTCAAAATCGCACTCCTCATGACTCGTCTCTGTAGAAAACAGCCGAAACAACCTCGTGAAGTAATACGCAATCGCATAGTTGTAACTCGTGAGCACCTTTCGTGCATAGAACgggcaccaccccctcagcCGTAACACATCCAACATGAGCTGCGCGC from Podospora pseudoanserina strain CBS 124.78 chromosome 7 map unlocalized CBS124.78p_7.2, whole genome shotgun sequence includes these protein-coding regions:
- a CDS encoding uncharacterized protein (COG:S; EggNog:ENOG503P810) translates to MDFLPHPVAGVEPLDIPFVADTPFVFGTDFWDFPKLHGFGDQWASLPAPRLASLAQSWLYFGTIAEFLGRPIDYREYKVSRSVSARPLIPLLNEWLTSHAIPPRDTTKQPPPPSSLGEEGTHDPPVSREARKRLIYEHARFLDAVVDLAEDFDRVSQSHVKPIPTIVLSIKVLCTTLRSVLWDLVQVDAEDMPLPWPKHEKVATLDSNGDPDISPSAQLMLDVLRLRGWCPFYARKVLTSYNYAIAYYFTRLFRLFSTETSHEECDFEECVASNADVFSYVPRHIRYGCQCQPMGVGMDQIRGIIEDGGVPLVRLRGSLQRGIRLEVVRMTARTRFVIISHVWADGIGNANANAMPECQLRRVFGYLSRLKALKEGEDAGAEFNLLGSVDTGFQTAARRRPRYFWIDALCMPPVSMGLLRMRAINKLPAVYQAADRVLVLDPNLEKISIENSDTLEQCARFSVSPWIGRSWTFQEAALGNVIEVQCADGMFNALSPKLKQPRAVPPPQRPQQSRLSELVGIPVSWVKRRIPGKTNHEPLQLMNSGSTAGMGRDISLAMVASLTRCLNHEFRSSFANGVKPVKAAHGRETLAPDFCTLFVQVWNELSERATTVPGDKHLIIANLLGFNTEPLMRLNKSADRMACILRSMDGVPMSLFFNMNGPRQRPSKNHRDRWVPLYPAKQKLTFGSTFTNLRNVKNDLYLPNNTVSRTKVAVLVCTGPPDPFSSCAFTVHDTTTGDQYSVEIHREEGETDAFAAPDIGPYCIAIQLDNPLITKQNNDMPGLAASPAQPYPGALFRVRRVVTNVKKLYYHALEATYEKSFELVEEDTYDHSKPPDLSSDDNISTAFQRHHRGLLRTVYDCPLTVTRLPPPSTPISPSFRREEKQAPPPTLASVPLPETWQLIIEREPPTYPHPLPTRPSLSDALTPVTAHLSVTALDGLVASGCVGFGIAICATMFSFLAPLAKMAIIAKLILHSLFLIQMFVFAGVEVRLVWNVLHITLVVLYTFSRAAQGGAQVLDWAFIAWAFVGHAVDFGARVVIHSVVVPELFEQYLASFDEGYDDGSGRRKYRERGVGRWWRRVKGRYGRKKPKVWMPRDATTAAEEEVTGGGGGGGGGGGEVRSSDQYDLLSGGTHQRDGDRNGNYRSTTTVEEDVDLDFFEHEHRHHVVSGAFSMADGYGHYARPPEVHMLGVMDGSKRHQGRGYSTLPI